From a region of the Tachypleus tridentatus isolate NWPU-2018 chromosome 1, ASM421037v1, whole genome shotgun sequence genome:
- the LOC143252988 gene encoding ubiquitin thioesterase Zranb1-like, producing MSQDSRKWACGYCTYENWPKAKKCTLCLAARPPHIITEEASKENDIYKITPLIQETTSQNKVCTSDNTVTSTSSPSDVGTFRKWSCQICTFLNWPRSEKCTQCLSPWYCSSLTSNQVHLGSPGPTDNKGDIHTPERTVPPPLPLVVQTDRYENIRNKSCSEKQKWNCSACTYENWPKSQKCVLCGTGRIKSPGSYMSETEEGRSPSSPISNQIPRRASPPGLPNYITTTSSIDSLHRRTNNRQTEAAIIQGHSSVSCTSESTQVLNNYIEEQRQRQQRRKPREFDRAWLNACMGVIDGDLNPVIHYLSIGGDPARQLTSSDVALLSRTMMFEVGKSLTELAVQYQRDEVLAILLPHSSHPIVKRAPPDVNRSLSRDIRRHIATSLKQRIGEFSCYFVTEFVTFTLPAEIEDFARPVTEKLFDELLDRYAQKELEEEAPVINWSIELTDRLGSRLYVLWNRSAGDCLLDSALQATWGVFDRDNTLRRALGESLCDAAPVLYPRWREAETLQANLLNFTLDDFQWQEDWATLLSLATQPGSALEQMHVFTLAHILRRPIIVYGVKYVKNLSGEALGYARFEGIYLPLLWECSFCWKSPIALGYTRGHFSALVTMEPDLGDVLGAGANMRPNDDQHVVFLPLVSTDQKLLPVHFLTQSELGREEEIIHQWLDCCVTEGGILVAQQKVPKRPLLVAQMIEEWLDFYRNLDRESKTSTSNITTEPNTKGYSSEGDSEHE from the exons ATGAGCCAAGATAGCAGGAAATGGGCATGTGGATATTGTACCTATGAAAACTGGCCCAAAGCTAaaaaatgtacattatgtttagcTGCAAGACCTCCACATATCATCACAGAAGAAGCCTCCAAAGAGAATGACATTTATAAG atAACTCCACTGATACAAGAAACAACTTCTCAGAACAAAGTTTGTACCAGTGACAACACTGTCACCTCTACAAGTTCTCCATCAGATGTGGGGACATTCAGAAAATGGAGCTGTCAAATATGTACTTTCTTGAACTGGCCACGCTCAGAGAAATGTACCCAGTGTTTGTCTCCCTGGTATTGCAGTTCTTTGACATCCAATCAGGTGCACTTGGGATCACCTGGCCCCACTGATAATAAAGGTGATATACATACACCAGAGAGGACTGTCCCTCCCCCATTGCCTTTAGTTGTGCAGACGGACAGATATGAAAACATTAGAAACAAATCATgttcagaaaaacaaaagtgGAATTGTTCAGCATGTACATATGAAAATTGGCCAAAATCTCAAAAG TGTGTTTTATGTGGAACTGGACGAATTAAATCACCGGGAAGCTATATGAGTGAGACTGAGGAAGGAAGAAGTCCGTCCTCCCCAATTTCAAACCAGATACCACGAAGAGCATCTCCACCAGGACTCCCTAATTACATCACCACCACCAGTTCTATAGACAGTTTACACAGAAGAACCAATAATAGACAGACAGAAGCAGCTATTATTCAG GGACACTCATCAGTGTCTTGTACTAGTGAATCAACACAAGTCTTGAACAATTATATTGAAGAACAGAGACAGAGGCAACAGAGAAGAAAGCCTAGAGAATTTGACAGAGCTTGGCTAAATGCTTGTATGGGTGTTATAGATGGAGATCTGAATCCTGTGATACATTATCTGTCAATTGGAGGTGATCCAGCTCGTCAGCTTACTTCCTCTGATGTTGCATTGTTATCTCGAACCATGATGTTTGAAGTAGGAAAGAGTCTAACTGAGTTAGCTGTACAATACCAG AGAGATGAGGTTTTAGCCATCTTGCTACCTCATTCATCACACCCAATAGTAAAACGAGCACCACCAGATGTGAACAGAAGTCTATCAAGAGACATTCGACGTCATATTGCTACTTCTCTGAAGCAAAGAATAGGAGAATTTTCATGCTATTTTGTCACAGAATTTGTAACTTTTACTCTTCCTGCTG AAATAGAAGATTTTGCACGACCCGTAACAGAAAAATTATTTGATGAACTGTTGGACAGATATGCACAGAAAG AATTAGAAGAAGAAGCACCTGTTATAAACTGGAGTATAGAACTTACAGACAGGCTAGGCTCAAGACTGTATGTCCTATGGAACCGAAGTGCTGGGGATTGTTTGTTAGACTCAGCTTTACAAGCTACGTGGGGGGTATTTGATAGAGATAACACATTGCGACGTGCATTGGGTGAAAGTCTCTGTGATGCTGCAcctgt GTTATATCCAAGGTGGAGAGAAGCAGAAACTCTACAAGCTAATCTCTTAAACTTTACACTGGATGATTTCCAGTGGCAAGAAGACTGGGCTACTCTTCTCTCATTAGCTACACAGCCAGGATCTGCCCTGGAACAGATGCATGTTTTTACATTGGCTCACATTCTTCGACGACCTATTATAGTATATGGGGTAAAATACGTAAAGAATTTAAGTGGGGAAGCTTTGGGTTATGCACGCTTTGAAG GAATCTATTTACCTTTACTTTGGGAATGCAGCTTTTGCTGGAAATCCCCTATTGCATTAGGCTACACACGTGGCCATTTCTCAGCATTAGTAACAATGGAACCTGATTTAGGTGATGTTTTGGGTGCTGGGGCAAACATGCGGCCAAATGATGACCAGCATGTGGTGTTTCTACCTTTGGTGTCTACAGACCAAAAATTGCTTCCAGTACATTTTCTTACTCAAAGTGAG CTCGGGAGAGAAGAAGAGATTATCCATCAGTGGTTGGATTGCTGTGTCACTGAAGGTGGAATTTTAGTGGCTCAACAGAAAGTACCAAAGCGCCCTCTTCTGGTTGCCCAAATGATTGAAGAATGGTTAGATTTTTATAGAAATCTGGATCGTGAATCTAAAACTTCTACATCAAATATAACCACTGAACCTAACACAAAAGGTTATTCTAGTGAAGGGGATTCAGAGCATGAATAA